The following DNA comes from Gopherus flavomarginatus isolate rGopFla2 chromosome 5, rGopFla2.mat.asm, whole genome shotgun sequence.
gccagctctgtccacatatctattcaagtgacaccatcaaaggacccaatcacatcagccatgccatcaggggctcgttcacctgcacatctaccaacgtgatatatgccatcatgtgccagcaatgcccctctgccatgtacattggccaaaccagacagtctcttcgcaaaagaataaatggacacaaatctgacatcaggaatcataacattcaaaaaccagtgggagaacacttcaacctctctaaccactcagtgacagacttgaaggtggcaattttgcaacaaaaaaacttcaaaaacagactccaaagagagactgctgaactcaaattaatatgcaaattagacccaattaactcaggcctaaacagagactggaaatggttgggtcattacactaattgaatctatttccctatgctaagtctcctcacaccttctatgggtcatcttaattatcacttcaaaagtttttttctcctgctgacgatagctcatctcaattgattagactcttcctgtagctatgcatacttccaccttttcatgttctctgtatgtataaatatctcctgtctgtgtgttccattctatgcatccaaagaggTGAGCTATAGCTCAAGAAAGatcatgttgaaataaatttgttagtctctaaggtgccacaagtactcctgttcttattgagGCATAGTTGCTCTCTGGGAACCAGGCATTGGCATTAGGCTGAGATTTctggaagcagagactgccctaTGCACTGTTTGACCATCTCATTTTAGGAGCGGTGTATGTGCATAAGTAAAACCAGTGCACTTGGAGTACACCCAGACTGCATCATGGATTTCTCCTCCACTGGAAAGCTGATCTGCAAGATGCTAGACGTGCTGCCGCTCAGCAGAGTGGGGTCAGAAGAAGGGGAGTACATGAATCATACAGACTGTTTTTGCATTGAGTAAACAGACTTTGTCACATTGAACCCATAGTCCCAATCAAttatacctctacctcgatataacgtgacccgatataacacaaatttggatataatgtggtaaagcagtgctgggggggcggcgtggctgcgcactctggtggatcaaagcaagttcaatataatgcggtttcactataccgtggtaagattttttggctcccgaggacagcgttatatcgaggtagaggtgtatgttagTCTTCTCAGGTgatcctcctcctctcttttgAAAAACAATGTCAGAAGAAGCCTCCTTTGAATCTCAGGAGGAACTAAACCAAAGGAAAGAATCAAGCATTAGTGAACATAAGGATCTCTAGCCTGGTTCATTCTCACCTGCTGTAGATGAAACCACTAGGATGCTGCCCCCACTCTCCTTCAGCATCGGCAGTGCAGAGACTGTCATGGCCACATAGCTGAGAAAGTTAATCTCCAGGAGTTTTCGTATATGCTCAACGTCTCCATCGAAGTAATTAAAGTAGGTGTAACCGATATGATTGAGGATCAGCATGTCCAGGCCTCCTGAAAGCAAAGTGGGTGTTTTAGCTTCAGCTAGAAGAAAATGATGAAACTGTTTAATGAACCTATGCCAGCAGCATTTGAACCCAGGACACTCTCCTTTTACCATTTGAACTAAAGGAGAAAACTCCCTTAACTAATAGCTATAGTAGGTTGTTATTTTTCCAGAGACGAAATACACCTCGCATTGTGTTGCATCAGTGGTTTGGGTATGTAAGTGTATCTCAAAAATCAAAAATCCTTTTTGTCTATAAAATCCTGTGAAGAACGAAAAGTAAACAACGTAACCACATCATCCAGTGTATGCTGCCAGCAATGTTAATAACAATACTTATTATAAGTATATATTTTGAAGTGACCATAGCAGTGTCAGCAATACATGGAATCAGTGTAGTGGTCCTTCATCTCTGGAGACCTATACTTCTAGCCTGGGCTTTAGTGAGAAGTAAAAATAAGATTGGGGTTATTTGTCTCTTGTGCTAAAAGCACCTCTGTGAAAGCGGCAGGTGGTGATTTCCCGACAGCAAGCAGTTAACGTACCCCACAATTGTTTGGCCTCCTTTACCACGTCTTCTGCAAGTGCCATGTCTTCCATGCTGCCATTCATAAAGTGAGCAGACGCTGCACCCAGCTCTAGGCACCGTGTGACAACCTGAGACAAATGCAACATGTAGACATGGATTTCCCCACTGTTAGTACTCTGAGCATTTCAAAGGGACACTTGAGTGGCTCAGTAGGCAGAGTGATTATGTTCTCCTACTTGGGTAAGTCCCGTCTGTGTTCACTGAGTGAGATTCAGAGCTGGTATAAATGCATTGACAGCAATGGAATTAGACCAGGCAGGCATTTGGTCCTGTAGCTCTGCCTGCAAAAAGTACAGCAAGCACTAAAcatctgattctgcaaacactgacTTGGCTgtaaattgtgaaaaaaaaaatgtcatggaATTTTGCAAATGGTTATTTTTGCACAGCCCTTGTAATAACACACTGGAGACCCCAGCATAGCAGTCAGGTGTTAGCAGTTATGTCTGCCAACTTTTCCTGTTAATATTTAGGTAAGAAGATAATgggttattaaaataaataaaataacttctcttCAATTCTgcttatcttttaaaaatgttagtaACTAAAAATTCAAGCTCTGATAATTGAAAGTTTTTAGCACTCCAGCTTGGTAAAGCCAGCTCTGTGcactagtttttttttaaccaagaaGCTATGTATAAACCATTGATCCTACAATGCAATCCACTAATTGGTCTCCATtcaggggccaggagcagggcaaaTGGGtccctttgcagaatcaggggcTAAAACAGGCATGGAGCTTTTGCATTCAACAGTGTTCAACTGGGCTAAACCATAAGAACAAGTAACAAGAAGTGAGAAATCACCACTTTCTCAAAATCTCACAGCTCAAAAATTGCCCTGTTCAAATAGACCTCAAAACTTTCAGTAATGGTTTCTTCTGGGCAGAAGCAACACATGAGAAACTGACTGTGCGAAGAATTGTCTGTGTAAAAATTAgtgagtggagggggcagggacataAGAATTGCCAGGCTGGGTCAGACCAGGGTTCCATCTTGTCCAGTGATCTGTGTCTTACGTTGGCCAGCCCCAGGTACATCAgatgaaggtgcaagaaaccctgcagtggtCAGTGAAAAACAGGCTTTAAAATGGCAGCGTGTGGGAGTTGAAATAGGATATTTTCCAACAAAAGCCTATAATCTTCATTGAGATGTTATTGCATCTCTATAAACTGTGTATGAATCTGAACGTGCATATCTCTTTAAACAaacatccatatatatatatatacacccatcaccatagtatctaggcACCACAGGAGTGTTTGGCTAGCCAGGTACTTTCTGAAGTTTGCCTTCTGTCCGTGCTGTGATCAGAACATGGGCTCCCATCCGGGCCAGGTGATAAGCCATTTGCTCTCCAATTCCAGTGCTTGCTCCAGTGACAATCACTCGCTTCCCTTTCAGCATCTCTGCAGAGTAGCAAATAGCAAATGTTACATGTCCCACTAACATCACCCACAAAAACACTTGTGCCCAAAAGACTAGTGAAACCAACATTTCTGTCCCAAACCATACAAGTCCAGCCTCAGATCAACCCAGCCTATTCCTCTCAGTCCCAAGGGAAAAAACCATCAAGGGAGCAGTGGAAACTCACCCAAACGTACAGTTTTGATGCACTATCACTTCCATTTTAAACCTACTAAATCTTAGTATCTAGTTTTAGTTTGCTCTAGCTGTAAACTCCAACAACTAAACAAACTAATGACTTTAACAAAGTAAAATCCGAGATCCCAAAGCTTTAAAAGTTTGGATCCAAAATTCACAACGGACCTCTCTAATGGGGCAAGCCCAGCCCCTAGAATCAATTCCTCAGCTAGTGTACATCAGCATCGCTCCATTCACCTCAGTGGAGTTatggtgatttacaccagttgaggatctggccctggattCTTCTACCAGGATGATAGGTTCAGAATGAAAATCTAGATGGAATGGAAAACAATCTCACCGTGAAGATGTTTTTTATCCAGAGCTGAATTTTGCAGCTGAGGCtcatctttaatttgaaaatgaaacattttagatTTCATGGTGCTAAACCTTGTGTCCAGTTATTTTTATTAGCAATAGTATCAACACAGTTTATAACTTTGTTGATTTCAAATCACTTACCTTGGAAATTCCAGCAAGCCCCAAATAATCCCCTCTATTCATCTGGGAAGCTAGACTATGTCTGCACTTTTATACTACTGTGTAATTTGTCATTTTCTACCAGAGAAAGGAATACCATTTCAGGTGACATTCCTGGACATACTACTTCATTTCAAAAGGCTACAGTCTGGAATTTGAAAGGCTCATGAAACTGCAGCATTGTCTCTGTGCAGATCTATTATTATAACTCTCAAGTGTGCCCTTTTGCTGTCATGGTTTTAAAGGGCATTTGCTTTAATCACTTACCTGGATTAAAATCTTCCTTTGAATAAAAACAGAAGGCCAAGACCAATCCCACAAATGGAACAAGAATCTTTAGCAACAGCCCCATCCTACTGCAGAAAAACAAGCATAAAAAAGACAAACCCTGAAGAGCTGATTGCCACAAAAGCATATAAATATTCTGAAATGGAGAGAGCAAGTGATAggagctttgaaaacaagttcaACTGCAAATGTACGTCATAGCCTTTGTTTACTTTTTGGCCAGGTTAACAATCATTAACCTTTAAACAACAGCGTCATTTTGGACTTCATATTTCCTGTTGCACCCTGTTCCTGCTATGGACTGCCGTTGTGTTCTCTGAGCACATTGAAGGAAAAGTGTCCTTTTGTTAGAAGGAACCAGCCTCTGAGAAAGGAAGGGTGGGTTTGT
Coding sequences within:
- the LOC127052941 gene encoding 11-beta-hydroxysteroid dehydrogenase 1-like isoform X1, whose translation is MLLWQSALQGLSFLCLFFCSRMGLLLKILVPFVGLVLAFCFYSKEDFNPEMLKGKRVIVTGASTGIGEQMAYHLARMGAHVLITARTEGKLQKVVTRCLELGAASAHFMNGSMEDMALAEDVVKEAKQLWGGLDMLILNHIGYTYFNYFDGDVEHIRKLLEINFLSYVAMTVSALPMLKESGGSILVVSSTAGKIGIPFVAPYSATKFALDGFFSSLRQELIIKNISVSITLCILGHIATETAEKTVSHVMQKPGAPKEECALEIIKSGALRKRELYYPYTAVRIPLLIRDWAPEFLDSLTRNSLNVENVKKS
- the LOC127052941 gene encoding 11-beta-hydroxysteroid dehydrogenase 1-like isoform X2 → MGLLLKILVPFVGLVLAFCFYSKEDFNPEMLKGKRVIVTGASTGIGEQMAYHLARMGAHVLITARTEGKLQKVVTRCLELGAASAHFMNGSMEDMALAEDVVKEAKQLWGGLDMLILNHIGYTYFNYFDGDVEHIRKLLEINFLSYVAMTVSALPMLKESGGSILVVSSTAGKIGIPFVAPYSATKFALDGFFSSLRQELIIKNISVSITLCILGHIATETAEKTVSHVMQKPGAPKEECALEIIKSGALRKRELYYPYTAVRIPLLIRDWAPEFLDSLTRNSLNVENVKKS
- the LOC127052941 gene encoding 11-beta-hydroxysteroid dehydrogenase 1-like isoform X3, whose translation is MLKGKRVIVTGASTGIGEQMAYHLARMGAHVLITARTEGKLQKVVTRCLELGAASAHFMNGSMEDMALAEDVVKEAKQLWGGLDMLILNHIGYTYFNYFDGDVEHIRKLLEINFLSYVAMTVSALPMLKESGGSILVVSSTAGKIGIPFVAPYSATKFALDGFFSSLRQELIIKNISVSITLCILGHIATETAEKTVSHVMQKPGAPKEECALEIIKSGALRKRELYYPYTAVRIPLLIRDWAPEFLDSLTRNSLNVENVKKS